From a region of the Ovis aries strain OAR_USU_Benz2616 breed Rambouillet chromosome 2, ARS-UI_Ramb_v3.0, whole genome shotgun sequence genome:
- the LOC114112248 gene encoding telomeric repeat-binding factor 1-like, producing the protein MNTHLEPDILECEVKWALESITTNKTSGGDGIPIELFQILKDDAMEKLREVFNMAEDTASAAQSPRGRADGEDAGSSEKRVADTVTDDEEQFECQELLECQVQLGAPEEEEDAGLVAEAEAVAAGWMLDFLCLSLCRAFRDGRSDDFHRTRDSAEAIIHGLSSLTAYQLRTIYVCQFLTRIEAGKTLDAQFESDERITPLESALMIWASIEKEHDKLHEEIENLIKIQAIAVCMENGNFKEAEEVFERVFGDPNSYMPFKRKLLMIISQKDTFHSFFQHFSYNHMMEKIKSYVNCVLNEKSSTFLMKAATKVVETKRARTTYSEDKPNGKDVELATETNLDTGQRSHKNLFLSKLKRGNQQQDFNKKEERVETSQSGRKKKNSRRATESKRIRILKSQPVTPEKHRSRKKQAWLWEEDKNLRSGVRKYGEGNWSKILSHYEFNNRTSVMLKDRWRTMKKLKLICSDSED; encoded by the coding sequence atgaacactcacctagagccagacatcctggagtgtgaagtcaagtgggctttagaaagcatcactacgaacaaaactagtggaggtgatggaattccaattgagctatttcaaatcttgaaagatgatgctatggagAAGCTGCGCGAGGTGTTTAACATGGCGGAAGATACCGCCTCTGCGGCTCAGAGCCCGCGAGGGCGTGCGGACGGGGAGGATGCAGGTTCCTCGGAGAAGCGGGTGGCGGACACGGTGACAGATGATGAGGAGCAGTTTGAATGCCAAGAACTGCTCGAGTGCCAGGTACAGCTGGGGGcccctgaggaggaggaggacgcgGGCCTGGTGGCTGAGGCAGAGGCGGTAGCTGCAGGCTGGATGCTCGATTTCCTCTGCCTTTCGCTTTGCCGGGCTTTCCGTGACGGCCGCTCCGACGACTTCCATCGCACCCGCGACAGCGCCGAGGCTATTATTCATGGACTGTCCAGTCTAACAGCTTACCAACTGAGAACTATATACGTATGTCAATTTTTGACAAGAATTGAAGCTGGAAAAACCCTTGATGCACAGTTTGAAAGTGATGAACGAATTACACCCTTGGAATCAGCCCTAATGATTTGGGCTTCAATTGAAAAGGAACATGACAAGCTtcatgaagaaatagagaatttaattaaaattcaggCTATAGCTGTTTGCATGGAAAATGGCAATTTTAAGGAAGCAGAAGAAGTCTTTGAAAGAGTATTTGGTGACCCAAATTCTTACATgccttttaaaaggaaattgcTTATGATAATCTCTCAGAAAGATACATTCCATTCCTTTTTTCAACACTTCAGCTACAACCACATGATGGAGAAAATTAAGAGTTATGTGAACTGTGTGCTAAATGAAAAATCATCAACGTTTCTAATGAAGGCAGCAACAAAAGTAGTGGAAACTAAAAGAGCAAGAACAACATATTCTGAAGATAAACCTAATGGCAAAGATGTTGAATTGGCAACTGAAACTAATTTGGATACAGGACAAAGGTCTCACAAAAATCTCTTCTTATCTAAGTTGAAACGTGGAAACCAACAACAAGATTTTaataagaaagaggaaagagtggaaacttctcaaagtggaagaaagaaaaagaacagtagACGAGCCACTGAAAGTAAGAGAATAcgtattttaaaaagtcagcctGTAACTCCTGAAAAGCATCGGTCTAGGAAAAAACAGGCATGGCTTTGGGAAGAAGACAAGAATCTGAGATCTGGTGTGAGGAAATACGGAGAGGGAAATTGGTCAAAAATACTATCACATTATGAATTCAACAACCGAACAAGCGTCATGTTGAAAGACAGATGGAGGACTATGAAGAAGCTAAAACTGATCTGTTCGGACAGTGAAGACTGA